GCAAGAATTATCCCTTTTAATAACGTTCCATCCTCGGTTATTACATCATACAATTTTGCAACATTTCTTGCCCTCCTCATTATCCTCCTTCTTAATTGAATGCCGTCCTTAAAAGAAGATGAACAATAATGAATTGGTACGGATATATCCCAGTCTAAAATCTCATATGCCATTTCCTCACTGCCTCCTACAGCACTTGATATATCGCTTTTTATGGCGTACCATACCTTTCCATTTCCTCAAAATTTGTTTCTGAAAATTCAAGCTCGTTGAGATTAATAAAATCGATATCATATGATTCTGCTGTTTCATTTCTTTTTTCATATGGGGTATAAGAGGAATCTCTATTCCTGCATCTATTGGCAGGTCTGCAATGATTTTTTTAAAATTAGTATCGATTTTCTCCCATGAGGACACATGCGGGCGGAACCTTATCTCGTCCAGCCCAGATGCAACCAATTTCTCGATTTTTTTTCCGTCCATCATAGAAGTGTAGAGGTGGATGTAGTGGTTATCCCTAAAATATTCCTTCAGCATTTTTATG
This is a stretch of genomic DNA from Candidatus Thermoplasmatota archaeon. It encodes these proteins:
- a CDS encoding 4Fe-4S cluster-binding domain-containing protein codes for the protein MNEPPKNHSIQKKLADGCKYCEKGSKMVLLVTGLCHSNCFYCPISEKKKGKDVIYANELLVKKEGEILEEGELMEAEGTDITGGEPLEVADKTARIIKMLKEYFRDNHYIHLYTSMMDGKKIEKLVASGLDEIRFRPHVSSWEKIDTNFKKIIADLPIDAGIEIPLIPHMKKEMKQQNHMISILLISTSLNFQKQILRKWKGMVRHKKRYIKCCRRQ